CGAAGAATTGCGCTTTATTGGGGGAGGCGCGGTAGAGTTCCAGCAGCCACCCTAGGTTGATTTTACCGGCGCGCCGAAGTGCCGTCAGGTTGTAATTGCGCAAATCAAGGCCATAACACATCTGGTCCTGGTAGAGTGGCGTTTCGGACTTTCCCGGCAGACTCACCGGCGTGAAGGAGAATGGATATTTGCCTTTTAGCGCTGGGCTGCCTAGCACCGAGAAGGGCATGTACGTTCCCCGTCCCTGGCTAATAACGGTACCCTCAAACAAACACAAAGAAGGATAGAGGCCCACTGCCTGCTGGCTCATCAAGTTGGGCGAGGGTCCCATGGGCAACGTATAAGGAGCTGTGTGCGAATAGTTTTTAACCGGAATGATTTTGAGCTTACACGCTTTCTGGTTCGGCAGCCAGCCCTCCCCGTTGATCATTTGGGCGAACTCTCCTAGGGTCATGCCATGGGTGATGGGCACGGGAAACTGACCGATCCCCGACTTCAGCCGCATATCGAGCACAGGACCATCCACGTAGCCGTTGGGGTTAGGCCGATCAAGCAACACCAACTCCTTGTCTGCGGCTGCACACGCTTCCATAATATCACGTAGCGTGTTGATGGTCGTGTAGAAGCGGCACCCCACATCTTGTAAGTCGAAGATCATTATATCCAGCGCCTGTAGCTGCGCGAGAGTAGGCTTACGCTGAGCACCATACAACGAGACGACGGGCAAGCCGGTCGTTGTATCGACGGCGTCTTGTACGTGAGCACCATTGCTGGCATTACCCCGGAACCCATGCTCAGGGCCAAATATCATCCCGAAGGTGATGCCGAGCTGCTGGAGGGTATCGACCAAGTGCTTTTTACCTACTACTGACGTCTGGTTGCCTACTAGTCCAACACGCTTACCCCGCAGGTAAGGCACGTACGCCGCGAACTGTTCTGCTCCGGTTCGGATAGGCTCTTTCGCTGAGAAGGTCGAGCGAACTACCGTATCGGACCGAGCAGCGAGTGGCACAGCGCTCGGCCGCGGAAGAGTAAGTAAGACAACGAGCACTAAGAGAAGTAGACGCATGGCAAGCAAGGGAGCAATGGAACAAGCATACGGGTAGCAAGGAACCCACCCAGAGAATTTACCTATAAGGTACACAACCAAAGGAATACGCCGCGACTAATCCGCACCATTTGCTGCTTCCACTCCTTTTGGAGCCGTGCTACCTAGCCTACCGGGAGGTGCTCTGGATAAGACAGGCAATCGTTAAAAGGAGAGTTGGTCCCAGAAAACCACATTGCCGGCTTGCTGATGCACAAACTGCACGCTCCCATCCTGCGACACGACAATGGCTAAGCAGTCGGGTGCGGCCAAGCACAGGCGGTAAGCCGCTCGGTGGCGGGTACCGCCGTGGTCAGCGGGCACTGGCTGCAGGGATACAGCTTCCATATCCATGGCCCGATACACCTGCGTCAGCGGCACTTGCGTGGCTTGAATTTCAATTCCAAAGCCTATGATATCAAGTTGCTGCGTGAGCACCAGAGCCCCATCCACGGCCCCCATGTCGGCGATATAGTCGGCGAAGCGGTCTATTTCCGCCGTCAGCGCCTGCAGCTCTGCATCCGAAGAGCGTTGGTAATGCGCCCAGCTGAATTCGCCCAACTCTATTAGCCGCTGCACGATGGCATGCATCAGATTGGAGTAACGGGGCCCTACCTCAGGAGGCAGCAGCCGATACTTCGGCCGCAGCAAACCGCCCGGCGTAGTCAGCGATGCTACTCGGTGAGTAGGCACCAGTACCACCAGTAATCCGTGACCACTGACCCGCGAGCGGGTAAGGGCACGGCGTTGCATGTGTAGCACGAACTGTATGATGCACTCTTCCTGCACCACCGTCCACTCCTGGCCCACTGCCGCAGGTCCGGCGAGCTGCCGATTCTCAAAAAAATGCCCCATCCCCCAGGCCTTAGGAAATTGCAGGAAGCCGTGCCCTTCAATGCGCCCGCGCTGCAGTGTAAGGATGCGGTGGGCACCACTGTAGAACACTAGGCTGCCCGGCCCACTTATCTGCACGAGTAGTGCCTGGGGCGCGACAGCCCTCATCTCCTGTGGATCATCCAGCACGTGGTCCCACGCATGACCACTGAACAACAAACCCCACAGTCGCAACTCCCCCGTCGCCATCGGCTCCACGGCTAGCAGGCTGCTGCGGTGCTGCACAGCGGGACTCAAGCGGCGCAGTTCCTGCTCATTCCAGGCGCGTGGCTCGGCGAAACGGGCTATATGAAAATCCGTTAGCCTAACCGGTTGCGCTTCTAACTGGGCTTGCGAAGCCAGCACGGCATGGCACACAACCGATCGCCCTTCCTCGGCCAGTAAGCTAGCTTGGTAGAGCGTAGAAATAAATGCCGTGAGCTGATCTAGAGGAGGCAGTGAGGCGGCTTGCGCAGACCAGCGCTGTTGAAGGGCCACGGCCAAGTCTTGCGGATAGTAGTGCGCAGGCATGCGGAGAGAGGTCTGGAGAAGACAGATGAGGTGCCAGGGTAGCTAAATCGCCGAGTACAGGCAAGATACCAAGTCAGCACCAACTGCTTAGTATATGACTCGGGCCGCGTATAGCGCTAGGGTTGACAAGTTTCTTACAAGTCCACTACTTACATTAGGCACAGTTAATCAATTAGTTGGTTCCAATCGTATGGTTATCGTAAGGCGTACAGCGTCTGTTCTGCTCCTATGGCTATTGGCAGGCCTTGTTCCGGCTCTCGCTTCTCACTTGGTTGGAGGAGAACTAACGTATAAGTTTCTAGATGCCGCGGGTCCTGTCAGCCAGCCATTTCGCTACCGAGTAACAGCGAGAATCTATTTCAACAAAGAAGATGGCTCCGCGGCTCCCAACGGAACGCCTTCCATTCCGATTCGGCTCTACAGCAAAGCGCCTGGCAAAGGCTTGTTACTGTCCGTGAATGTGTTGCGTGACAGCTTCGTGGAGATTACGCCAGCTACCCCACCAGGATGTGCCGCTCTCGCACCCCGCGTTACCCTAGCTATATACGATACCATCTTCAGTTTGCCGGTCGTGCCCGAAGGGTACGTAGCGCAATTCACTTCTGCGGCCCGGAATGTTGGCATAACAAACCTGCGCACTCCCTCGACGGAGGGCATCACGCTGGCAGTGGATTTAACGCCCGGTACGCTCCCCAATACTTCACCAGAATTTACGAGTGATGCTCTGATTGTGGTTTGTCGCGGCCAAACTGTTTCCTCTCTGAACAATGCCTACGATGCCGATGGCGACCGGCTGAGCTACAGCTTAGTTGCTCCTGCGGGTAATCCTGATTTTTCCACTTTCATCCCGACGACTGTATCCGTGCAGTATGCAGCGGGCTACAGCGCTACGCAACCCTTCGGCAACGTCGGTATGGCTACTATTGATGCGGGCACTGGGCTGGCGCAGTACCGGAGTTCCACACAGGGCTATTTTGCCCTAGCAGTCGACGTGCAGGAATACCGCATGATTAATGGAAAGGAAATCTTGCTTGCCACACTCCGGCGCGATATACAGGTAGCCGTATTGAATTGCAACGGACCCGATAACTCATCGCCCGTCTTTTCTGCGGCAACCCTAGCTCAACGGGACATGCAAGTAGAGGAAGGCCAGGCCCTGCAATTCAATATTATGGCCCAAGACCCCGATAATCAACGCTTAACCATGACCGTAAGCAGTGGATTGCTCGACGGTGCAGGCCCTATTGAGGCCACCCTCAACGGACAGCCGGGTGCCCCAGTGGGTACCCGGGCAGTGGGAGTAGTCCAGGTAACGGGGCAGGGTACCGTCAGCGGAATTTTTAGTTTACGGGCCGGGTGCGGGCTGGCGCGCGTCACCCCCTACGACATAGTAGTAACGGTAGCCGACGAAGCATGTGCCAGCAAAGTCATTGCCCAGGTATTCCGCATTACCGTGGTGCGGCCCAAACTTATTGTTCGCATACGGGGCGATTCGGTGGTGTGCGCGGGAAGCACTGTCTCCTACACTGCCGTTGGCCCCGTTCTCGATCAGTACCGGTGGATAACCCGTGGCGGACAGGTGGTAGGCTCCCCTACTAGCCGCACCGTGCAGGTGCGTTGGAGCAATGCTGGTAAGGGCGTAGTAACAGTCAGCGGCCTGCTGGCGAATGGCTGCCTCACAGACTCGGTGTCTCACCTAGTTACCATTGGTAGCGGGCCCATCATTACAGGACCTACCACTTATTGTGCTCAGACCCGCAAAGGCCTACGTTATACGGTAGATGGCATACCGTCTGCCTTCCAGTGGACAGTAACAGATGGTCTGCTGGTAAGCGGCCAAGGGACCAATGAAGTGCGCGTAGATATCAACGAAGGAGCCGTTGCCACAATTCAAGTAGTCGATCTGGCATCGCCCTCCTGCCCCACCCTCCTGCGCGTTGAACCGGACAGGCGTTGCCTAGCTTTCTACAACATCATCACCCCCAATGGGGACCACTTGAATGACGTGTTTGTCATCACGAACCTAGCGTATCATCCTGGTACAGCTCTAGCTATTTTTAACCGCTGGGGGCACAGCGTGTACCAGACGGAGGATTACCAAAACACCTACAATGGCGAGGGTGTTAGTGCTGGCCTCTATTTCTATCTCTGCCGCCTAACGGATGGCACCACCTATAAAGGCTGGTTTGAAATAGTGCGCTGAGCCGCCCAAATGTACTCTACTACACCTTTTTAGGTAAAACAGACACCTATTTGAGAAGCTGTAGGAACAAACCGCAGCCAGCTAGGTCGGCGACCTTGAAGGCGACGGCTTGCAAATAAGAAGTAGCACTAGACGAACGAGTCGATGTGACGCATTAATTCGTCCTCTGCAACCAACCGCCTAATCATTGTATATCACCCTATTATGTGATTGCGCAGCTATTTCTTGTCGCCGATCTTACATGGGCGCTGCTCTTCAGAAGAAGCGTGTTCCAGCGAAGTTCCCCTGTTCGATTGCACTTCATTCTGCTCTATCA
This Hymenobacter sp. GOD-10R DNA region includes the following protein-coding sequences:
- a CDS encoding DUF1343 domain-containing protein, translated to MRLLLLVLVVLLTLPRPSAVPLAARSDTVVRSTFSAKEPIRTGAEQFAAYVPYLRGKRVGLVGNQTSVVGKKHLVDTLQQLGITFGMIFGPEHGFRGNASNGAHVQDAVDTTTGLPVVSLYGAQRKPTLAQLQALDIMIFDLQDVGCRFYTTINTLRDIMEACAAADKELVLLDRPNPNGYVDGPVLDMRLKSGIGQFPVPITHGMTLGEFAQMINGEGWLPNQKACKLKIIPVKNYSHTAPYTLPMGPSPNLMSQQAVGLYPSLCLFEGTVISQGRGTYMPFSVLGSPALKGKYPFSFTPVSLPGKSETPLYQDQMCYGLDLRNYNLTALRRAGKINLGWLLELYRASPNKAQFFDRTQSKQMNNFDALAGTTLLKEQIIAGKSEQEIRQSWEPQLSAYKAMRKKYTLYP
- a CDS encoding putative sensor domain DACNV-containing protein; amino-acid sequence: MPAHYYPQDLAVALQQRWSAQAASLPPLDQLTAFISTLYQASLLAEEGRSVVCHAVLASQAQLEAQPVRLTDFHIARFAEPRAWNEQELRRLSPAVQHRSSLLAVEPMATGELRLWGLLFSGHAWDHVLDDPQEMRAVAPQALLVQISGPGSLVFYSGAHRILTLQRGRIEGHGFLQFPKAWGMGHFFENRQLAGPAAVGQEWTVVQEECIIQFVLHMQRRALTRSRVSGHGLLVVLVPTHRVASLTTPGGLLRPKYRLLPPEVGPRYSNLMHAIVQRLIELGEFSWAHYQRSSDAELQALTAEIDRFADYIADMGAVDGALVLTQQLDIIGFGIEIQATQVPLTQVYRAMDMEAVSLQPVPADHGGTRHRAAYRLCLAAPDCLAIVVSQDGSVQFVHQQAGNVVFWDQLSF
- a CDS encoding gliding motility-associated C-terminal domain-containing protein; the encoded protein is MAGLVPALASHLVGGELTYKFLDAAGPVSQPFRYRVTARIYFNKEDGSAAPNGTPSIPIRLYSKAPGKGLLLSVNVLRDSFVEITPATPPGCAALAPRVTLAIYDTIFSLPVVPEGYVAQFTSAARNVGITNLRTPSTEGITLAVDLTPGTLPNTSPEFTSDALIVVCRGQTVSSLNNAYDADGDRLSYSLVAPAGNPDFSTFIPTTVSVQYAAGYSATQPFGNVGMATIDAGTGLAQYRSSTQGYFALAVDVQEYRMINGKEILLATLRRDIQVAVLNCNGPDNSSPVFSAATLAQRDMQVEEGQALQFNIMAQDPDNQRLTMTVSSGLLDGAGPIEATLNGQPGAPVGTRAVGVVQVTGQGTVSGIFSLRAGCGLARVTPYDIVVTVADEACASKVIAQVFRITVVRPKLIVRIRGDSVVCAGSTVSYTAVGPVLDQYRWITRGGQVVGSPTSRTVQVRWSNAGKGVVTVSGLLANGCLTDSVSHLVTIGSGPIITGPTTYCAQTRKGLRYTVDGIPSAFQWTVTDGLLVSGQGTNEVRVDINEGAVATIQVVDLASPSCPTLLRVEPDRRCLAFYNIITPNGDHLNDVFVITNLAYHPGTALAIFNRWGHSVYQTEDYQNTYNGEGVSAGLYFYLCRLTDGTTYKGWFEIVR